In a genomic window of Chrysemys picta bellii isolate R12L10 chromosome 23, ASM1138683v2, whole genome shotgun sequence:
- the ATP5IF1 gene encoding ATPase inhibitor, mitochondrial: MAAAGLRGGLRGALVMQQRGWSSGSGSDQLGELGSGAGKGGGGGGSIREAGGAFGKRQAAHEERYFRDKEREQLASLREHHEEEIDHHKKEIQRLQKEIERHKIKIKKLKGDDDD; this comes from the exons ATGGCGGCGGCAGGGCTGCGCGGAGGCCTGCGCGGGGCCTTGGTGATGCAGCAGCGGGGATGGAGCTCGGGCTCGGGCTCCGACCAG ctgggcgagctggggagcggggctgggaagGGCGGCGGCGGTGGCGGCTCGATCCGTGAGGCCGGAGGGGCCTTTGGGAAGAGGCAGGCGGCCCATGAGGAGCGATACTTCAG GGACAAGGAGAGGGAACAGCTGGCCTCTTTGAGGGAACATCACGAAGAAGAAATTGATCATCACAAGAAAGAAATACAGCGGCTGCAGAAAGAAATCGAACGCCATAAGATCAAGATCAAGAAACTTAaaggtgatgatgatgattaa
- the LOC135977276 gene encoding SRRM2 protein homolog rsr-2-like, producing MQADNRKRAPAWTVREVLDLIAIWGEDSVLAELRSKRRNAKTFEKISKGMMERGHNRDSDQCRVKVKELRQAYQKTKEANGRSGSEPRTCRFYAELHAILGGAATTTPPVIVDSGSGIVSSATPEDSADGGEEEEKEEEDELAESTQHSVLPNSQDLFLSLTEVPSQPSQASIQDPDPMEGTSAAANSSSLPPPSRRLSQIRRRKKKTRDEIFAEIMESSRSDRAHLNEWKETVSKYRKEASEREDRRDQREDMRDQREDRRDQREDRRDARDERWRQEDQRRQDATLGLLREQTDMLRRLVELQERLQENRLPLQPMYPPLPSPCSVSSSPRRVRTWGGEAPYTFPFHPSGQPKQKAVIFLTFF from the exons atgcaggccgataatcgaaaaagagcaccagcatggaccgtgagggaggtactggatctgatcgctatatggggagaggattcagtgctagcagaacttcgttctaaaagacgaaatgccaaaacttttgaaaaaatctccaagggcatgatggagagaggccacaatagggactcagatcagtgccgcgtgaaagtcaaggagctcagacaagcctatcaaaaaacaaaggaggcaaacggtcgctctgggtcagagccgcggacatgccgcttctacgccgagctgcatgcaattctagggggggccgccaccactaccccacctgtgatcgtggattccgggtcggggatagtctcatcagctacacctgaggattctgccgatgggggagaggaggaggagaaggaggaggaggatgagcttgcagagagcacacagcactccgttctccccaacagccaggatctttttctcagcctgactgaagtaccctcccaaccctcccaagccagtatccaagaccctgaccccatggaagggacctcag cagctgcaaattcctcaagcctccctcctccatcccgaaggctatcacagataaggcgtcgtaagaagaagacgcgagacgagatatttgcagaaattatggaatccagccgcagtgacagagctcatctgaatgagtggaaggaaacggtttcaaagtataggaaagaagccagtgaacgtgaggacaggagggaccaacgtgaggacatgagggaccaacgtgaggacaggagggaccaacgtgaggacaggagagacgctcgagatgagaggtggcggcaggaagatcagaggaggcaggatgcaacgctggggctgctgcgtgaacaaacagacatgctccggcgtctggtggagcttcaggaacggctgcaggaaaacagactgccgctacagcccatgtacccccctctcccctccccatgttccgtatcttcctcacccagacgtgtaagaacgtgggggggggaggctccgtacaccttcccattccaccccagtggacagcccaagcaaaaggctgtcatttttttaacctttttttag